One Anolis carolinensis isolate JA03-04 chromosome 4, rAnoCar3.1.pri, whole genome shotgun sequence DNA window includes the following coding sequences:
- the LOC134298646 gene encoding uncharacterized protein LOC134298646, producing the protein MEMARNTAREHLATAQQRQKAHYDTTARCKSFEIGDEVLYLTPTKTNKLQVDWTGPWKVIKRHSGVNYSIYDEQSNMEKLVHVNMLKPYVNRSVNVCMIISGEETGTFPFWEGNRKAYRSSEQVKVDEGLSQSQQKQVKKLLNKYDHLYPFEIKHVKGKNNIVADSLSSIRGCNNEGLCLYMLHNNALDLFLAKVKEGPWLAQEGKEQGSPTFDAATARATRAIGGIVRHIRDSTCLEGWFLELLLALVTNFIEVTRPGLEAPSRNRSNSYVPPEELAKIIIVLVKRVAPKSFNRTSLHPGLTAQHRRGRAALEQLSERSPPTLGLL; encoded by the exons ATGGAAATGGCCAGGAACACCGCCCGAGAACATCTAGCGACAGCCCAGCAGAGACAGAAAGCTCACTACGATACAACGGCCAGATGCAAGAGCTTCGAGATAGGGGATGAGGTCCTGTATCTCACACCTACCAAGACCAACAAGCTCCAAGTAGATTGGACTGGACCATGGAAAGTCATCAAAAGACACAGTGGCGTGAACTATTCTATATATGATGAACAGTCTAATATGGAAAAGCTGGTGCATGTAAATATGTTGAAGCCATATGTAAAtagatctgtaaatgtatgtatgATAATTTCGGGGGAGGAAACAGGTACTTTTCCCTTTTGGGAAGGGAATAGGAAAGCTTATAGAAGCAGCGAGCAAGTAAAGGTTGACGAGGGATTGTCCCAGAGTCAACAGAAACAAGTTAAGAAATTATTAAATAAGTATGACCATTTATACCCCTTTGAAATAAAACATGTGAAAGGTAAAAACAACATTGTAGCGGATTCACTTTCCAGTATTAGAGGTTGCAACAATGAAggtttgtgtttatatatgttgcataataatgcGCTGGACCTGTTCCTGGCCAAGGTGAAGGAGGGACCTTGGCTGGCCCAGGAGGGCAAGGAACAGGGCAGCCCTACTTTTGATGCGGCCACG GCAAGAGCGACGCGGGCCATCGGCGGGATCGTCAGACACATCAGGGACAGCACGTGCCTGGAGGGGTGGTTCCTGGAGCTTCTGCTCGCCTTGGTGACCAACTTCATCGAGGTCACAAGGCCTGGGTTGGAGGCACCCAGCAGGAACCGGAGCAACAGCTACGTTCCTCCAGA agaACTGGCGAAGATCATCATCGTGCTAGTGAAGAGGGTGGCACCAAAGTCCTTCAACAGGACCTCTTTACACCCAGGACTCACAGCCCAGCACCGAAGGGGAAGAGCCGCCCTTGAGCAGCTCAGTGAGAGAAGCCCCCCCACTCTCGGtttactgtaa